One Drosophila subobscura isolate 14011-0131.10 chromosome U, UCBerk_Dsub_1.0, whole genome shotgun sequence DNA window includes the following coding sequences:
- the LOC117901985 gene encoding WD repeat domain phosphoinositide-interacting protein 2 produces the protein MTTYQMNFNQDFTSLSVLSATGLRLYSIAGQDKVEEIFAKDNTEQIRIVERLFNSSLVVLVTSQKPNCLKMLHFKKKQDICNCFYPSEILCVRMNRQRLIVCLAESIHIHDIRDMKILHSIENIAPNEQGLCALSLNSHLAFPVCQTSGELRIFNASKLRTGMTIKAHDTPLSALTFSPSGALLATASERGTVIRVFCVKNGQRVQEFRRGVSCVRIASLVFAASGDFLCASSNTETVHIFKIDARAVESVELKAIAEVAAKSDSASKESTATAAPTTEEASAAPVASWGGMFSKAVSSLLHSTQVSDVLAQDRSFATVVLAQAGLKHICALTRVQKELRLLIACEDGFLYVHEFNAERGGSCKLLAVHDLRGALEDVIELQLSESVLRMQAKPVTTPQSLTLLKSCAASVLIENPDPMPDNSYASILRGDQADAMSDSAKFRKLCDAIDTPTKLYDERQFPPVAIAAKD, from the exons CTCCCTGTCCGTGTTGAGTGCCACCGGTTTGAGACTCTACTCGATTGCCGGACAGGATAAGGTGGAGGAGATCTTTGCCAAGGACAATACAGAGCAAATAAGGATCGTGGAGCGACTGTTCAACAGCtcgctggtggtgctggtcaCCTCCCAGAAACCAAATTGCCTCAAGATGCTGCACTTCAAGAAGAAGCAGGACATCTGCAACTGCTTCTACCCGTCGGAGATCCTGTGCGTGCGCATGAATCGCCAGCGATTGATTGTCTGCCTGGCGGAGAGCATACACATCCACGACATACGCGACATGAAGATCCTGCATTCCATCGAGAACATTGCCCCCAACGAGCAGGGGCTCTGCGCCCTGTCCCTTAACTCACATTTGGCCTTTCCCGTCTGCCAGACCAGCGGAGAGCTGCGCATTTTCAATGCGAGTAAGCTGAGGACTGGGATGACCATCAAGGCCCATGACACGCCCCTCTCCGCGTTGACATTCTCGCCCAGTGGGGCGCTGCTGGCCACCGCCTCGGAGCGTGGCACTGTGATACGTGTCTTCTGTGTTAAGAATGGGCAGAGGGTTCAGGAGTTTCGGCGTGGAGTGAGCTGTGTGCGAATTGCCTCGCTGGTCTTTGCTGCAAGCGGGGATTTTCTGTGCGCCTCCTCCAACACGGAGACGGTACACATCTTCAAGATTGATGCACGAGCCGTGGAGTCTGTGGAACTGAAGGCAATTG CTGAAGTGGCTGCCAAGTCGGACAGCGCCTCCAAGGAGTCTACAGCCACGGCTGCACCAACCACAGAAGAGGCCAGTGCCGCGCCCGTTGCCAGTTGGGGTGGCATGTTCTCCAAGGCAGTGTCCTCGCTGCTGCACTCGACGCAAGTCAGCGATGTCCTGGCCCAAGATCGATCCTTTGCCACAGTGGTGCTCGCCCAGGCGGGACTCAAGCACATCTGTGCACTGACGCGAGTGCAGAAGGAGCTGCGACTGCTGATTGCCTGCGAGGATGGTTTCCTCTATGTGCACGAGTTCAATGCAGAGCGAGGTGGTTCCTGCAAGCTACTGGCGGTTCATGATCTGCGGGGCGCCCTGGAGGATGTCAtcgagctgcagctgagcGAGAGTGTGCTGCGGATGCAGGCCAAGCCAGTGACCACGCCGCAATCGTTGACGCTGTTGAAGAGCTGTGCGGCCAGTGTGCTCATTGAGAATCCCGATCCCATGCCGGATAATAGCTATGCGAGCATACTCAGGGGAGATCAGGCGGATGCCATGTCAG ATTCCGCCAAATTCCGTAAACTCTGCGATGCTATCGACACGCCAACGAAGCTCTACGATGAGCGGCAATTTCCGCCCGTAGCCATTGCGGCCAAAGATTGA